The DNA window GTCGATGAAACGGCCGAGCAGATAATCGGTCCGGCCGCCCAGATATCCGGCCGTCACCCCGATGAGCACGCCGGTCAGCACGCACAGGACCGTGGCGGCCGCGGCGATGAGCAAGGACGTACGGATTCCGTAGACCAGCTGGGTCAGGACGTCCCGGCCGAGGGTGGGTTCGATGCCGAACCAGAAGCTCCCCGAAATCCCCCCGTTGGGCTTCACCGGATAGCCGAACTCGTTGAGCAGGCCAGGCTCGTTCAGCCCGTAGGTCTCCGTCGGATTCCTGCCGTAGAGCTTCGAGATCAGCGGCGCCGCCAGCGCGACGAGGAAGAAGAACGTCACCACGTAGGCGGAGACGACACCCGGACGGTCGCGTTTGAAGCGCCGCCGCATCAGCTGTCCGGGTGATCTGCCGACCGGTTCCGGATGCGCCACCGGGGCCGGGGAGGAACTCGTCATCGCGTAATCCCCCGCACTGTCGTCGTCGAACCCACCGCGGACGCACGGAGCGCGCAGTGGGTTGAGCGGACTTTCGCAACGGATTCACGGCGCAGTCAAGGGGGCTGCCGACCAAGAGGGGGCGGGCGGCGCTTCTTGAGCGAACGTTGAGCGGATCGACGACGTATCGACGACGCGGCGTGCTTGACGCGGCGTGCCGGGCCGGGTGCCGGGCACGCCGCGCGCGCAGCCCCCGCGGGCGCGGGAGCGAAGGGTCAGGCCGTGCGTCGGGCCATGCCCAGGGACTTCTTCAGGAAGTCGACTTGGAGCAGCAGGAGGTTCTCCGCGACCTGCTCCTGCGGGGTCATGTGCGTCACGCCGGACAGCGGCAGCACCTCGTGCGGCCGGCCCGCCGCCAGCAGCGCCGAGGACAGCCGCAGGGTGTGCGCCGCGACCACGTTGTCGTCCGCCAGCCCGTGGACGATCATCAGCGGCCGGACCGGCCCGGCCGCCTCCGCCAGCCCGTCGTCGGTGACCAGCGAGTTGTGGGCGTACACCTTCGGCTTCTCGTCCGGGAGGCCGAGGTAGCGCTCGGTGTAGTGCGTGTCGTACAGCCGCCAGTCGGTCACCGGGGCGCCCGCGACGGCCGCGTGGAAGACGTCCGGGCGGCGCAGCACGGCGAGCGCCGCGAGGTAGCCGCCGTAGGACCAGCCGCGGATGCCCACCCGGCCCAGGTCCAGGGGGAAGTCCGCGGCCAGCGCCTGCAGGGCCTCGACCTGGTCGTCCAGGGTGACGCCGGCGAAGTCCTCGTGGATCGCCTTCTCCCAGGCGGGGGAGCGGTGCGGGGTGCCCCGGCCGTCGGCGACCACCACGGCGAAGCCCTGGTCGGCGAACCACTGCGAGGTCAGGTGGGCGTTGTGCCCGGCGACCACGCGCGGGCCGTGCGGACCGCCGTAGGGGTCCATGAGGACCGGAAGCGGCCCGTCGCCCTCCGTGTAGCCCGTCGGAAGGAGTACGGCGCACGGGATCCGGCGCGCGCCCGCCTCGGTGAGCCGTGCGCGCGAGGTGAGCACCGGCGCTTCGGCATACGAGGTCACGCCGGTCGCCTCCGCGCCGTCGCGCAGGACCCGGAAGGTGGCCCCGGCGCGCTCCGGTACCGCGGACACCAGGACGGTGACCGCCCCCGAGCGCACGGCCGAGTGCCAGCCGCGCTCCTGCGAGACGCGCTCCACGCCCTGCTCACTCACCCGGTAGACGTGCGTCTCCCCGGTCCCGGGCTCCTCCGCGCCGGCCCCGGCGGATGCGGAGACCAGCACGTCGTCGTCGCCGATGTCGAGCACGGCCCGCAGGTGCAGCCCGCTTCCGGTCAGCGTGCGGTCGCCGACCACCAGGGCCCGGGAGCCGTCCTCGTCGGAGATGCGCACCAGGCGCCCGTCGGGTGACCAGGCGGGAACACCGGGGAACAATTCAAGCCACTTTGCGTCCTGCTCTTCGTGGAGCACGCTCGTGGCGCCCGTCCCGGTGTCCACGGTGAGATACGCCTGGTGGCGCTGGTCGCGGCTCTGCACCAGCAGCAGCGGGGGCCCGCCCGCCGACCAGTGCACGCGCGCGAGGTACGGGTGGCGCTCGCGGTCCCACCGGACGTCCGTGCGGGTCCCGTCCAGGCCCAGCAGCGAGAGCGTCACCTCGGCGTTCGGCGTGCCCGCCGCCGGGTAGCCCACCTCCGCGGGCCGGCTGCCGGGGTTGGCCGGGTCGGCGATCCACCAGCGCTGCACGGGGGCGTCGTCCACCCGCGCGGCCAGCAGGGACTCCCCGTCCGGGGCCCACCAGAAGCCGCGGTGGCGGTCCATCTCCTCGGCCGCCACGAACTCCGCGAGCCCCCAGGTCACCGTGGGCCCGTCCGGCTCGGCCAGGGCCCGGTCCGCACCCGCGCCGGAGGCCTCGCCCGGCGCCGGCTCCACGTCCACCACGCGCAGCGCGCCGCCCGCGACATAGGCGACCCGGCGGCCGTCGGGGGAGGGGCGCGGGTCGGCGACCGGACCGGGAACGGGCAGTTCACGGGCGGTGCCGCCGCGCAGCTCCGCCACGAACAGCCGGCCCGACAGGGGGAACGCCGCCAACTCCGCCGCGCTGTCCACGGCGTAGCCGACGACGCCCGCCGAACCCTCGCGCAGCCGTTCGCGCCGGGCCTTCTCCTCGGCCGACAGCTCCTCTCCCGCCCCGGCCAGCAGGACGGCCGGGTCGGCGGCGGGGAACTCCCCTCCCGTGGCGGGGTCGAGGACCCACAACACGCCCGAGCGGTCGGTGCCGGAACGCGAGCGGATGAAGACGACACGCGAGCCGTCGGGTGACACGGTGAACGAGCGCGGCGCGCCGAGCGAGAAGCGCTGCGTACGGGCGTACTGTCGCGGGAACGAGACTTGTCCGGTCATGCCGCCGAGCCTACGGCGAGGCGGCGAGAATCCGCCGTGCGCCCCGGAATTGCCCCCATGCACCCAGTGCTGGGTCACGCTCTGGAAAGTTATGATCACGGACGCATAGCCGATGAGTTTCGCGTGACAACCGCTCCACCCCGTTCGGCCTGCCCGTTCGGCGTTTCGTCGTTTTTGTACGTCGCTTGTCCGTCGTGTGTCATCCGTCCAACCGCGCGTTTACTGGAGGTGAACCGCCGTGGCACTCTCGATTTCGGCGGTGGTGCTGCTGGCGATCGTCGTCTTCATGCTGTGCCGGAAGTCAGGGCTGAAGGCCGGTCACGCAGCGGTCTGTGTCCTGCTGGGCTTCTATCTGGCGAGCTCGTCCCTCGGGCCGACGATCCACCAGGTGACCAAGAGCGCCACCGACGTGATCAGCAACATCAAGTTCTGAGGGCGTCCGCCACGGGTCCGCGGGCGGGGGTCCGCCGGGCCCGCAGGACTCGTAGGCTGGTCCCATGACCGACAGCTCCTTCCTGCCGGGCCGCCGGCTCCTCCTGGTGCACGCGCACCCGGACGACGAATCCATCAACAATGGCGCGACCATGGCCAAGTACGCGGCCGAAGGGGCCCACGTCACGCTCGTGACCTGCACGCTCGGCGAGGAGGGCGAGGTGATCCCGGCCGATCTGGCCCACCTCGCCGCCGACCGGGAGGACGCCCTCGGGCCGTTCCGCGCCGGCGAGCTCTCGGCCGCCATGAAGGAGCTCGGCGTCACCGACCACCGCCTCCTCGGCGGCGCCGGGCGCTACCGGGACTCGGGAATGATGGGCGCGCCGCAGAACGACCACCCCGAGTGCTTCTGGCGGGCGGACGTGGACGAGGCCGCCGCATCCCTCGTTGAGGTGATTCGCGAGGTCCGTCCGCAGGTGCTCGTCACCTACGACCCGAACGGCGGCTACGGCCACCCGGACCACATCCAGGCGCACCGGGTCGCGATGCGCGCCGCGGAGCTCGCCGGCGAGCCGGCCTTCCGGCGCGACCTCGGCGACCCCCACGAGATCGCGAAGGTCTACTGGAACTGCGTGCCGCTGTCCGTCGTGGAGGAGGGCTTCGCCCGGCTGCGCGCCGCGGGCCGCGAGATCCCCTTCCCGGGCATCGCCTCCCCGGCCGACGTGCCGGGCGTCGTCCCCGACGACGAGGTGACGGCCGCGATCGCGACCGCCGGTCACGCGGAGGCCAAG is part of the Streptomyces roseifaciens genome and encodes:
- a CDS encoding S9 family peptidase, coding for MTGQVSFPRQYARTQRFSLGAPRSFTVSPDGSRVVFIRSRSGTDRSGVLWVLDPATGGEFPAADPAVLLAGAGEELSAEEKARRERLREGSAGVVGYAVDSAAELAAFPLSGRLFVAELRGGTARELPVPGPVADPRPSPDGRRVAYVAGGALRVVDVEPAPGEASGAGADRALAEPDGPTVTWGLAEFVAAEEMDRHRGFWWAPDGESLLAARVDDAPVQRWWIADPANPGSRPAEVGYPAAGTPNAEVTLSLLGLDGTRTDVRWDRERHPYLARVHWSAGGPPLLLVQSRDQRHQAYLTVDTGTGATSVLHEEQDAKWLELFPGVPAWSPDGRLVRISDEDGSRALVVGDRTLTGSGLHLRAVLDIGDDDVLVSASAGAGAEEPGTGETHVYRVSEQGVERVSQERGWHSAVRSGAVTVLVSAVPERAGATFRVLRDGAEATGVTSYAEAPVLTSRARLTEAGARRIPCAVLLPTGYTEGDGPLPVLMDPYGGPHGPRVVAGHNAHLTSQWFADQGFAVVVADGRGTPHRSPAWEKAIHEDFAGVTLDDQVEALQALAADFPLDLGRVGIRGWSYGGYLAALAVLRRPDVFHAAVAGAPVTDWRLYDTHYTERYLGLPDEKPKVYAHNSLVTDDGLAEAAGPVRPLMIVHGLADDNVVAAHTLRLSSALLAAGRPHEVLPLSGVTHMTPQEQVAENLLLLQVDFLKKSLGMARRTA
- the mshB gene encoding N-acetyl-1-D-myo-inositol-2-amino-2-deoxy-alpha-D-glucopyranoside deacetylase; this encodes MTDSSFLPGRRLLLVHAHPDDESINNGATMAKYAAEGAHVTLVTCTLGEEGEVIPADLAHLAADREDALGPFRAGELSAAMKELGVTDHRLLGGAGRYRDSGMMGAPQNDHPECFWRADVDEAAASLVEVIREVRPQVLVTYDPNGGYGHPDHIQAHRVAMRAAELAGEPAFRRDLGDPHEIAKVYWNCVPLSVVEEGFARLRAAGREIPFPGIASPADVPGVVPDDEVTAAIATAGHAEAKAAAMRAHATQIAVDGPFFALSNDLGQPILADEYYKLVRGRAAGPREDDLFAGVDA